The following are from one region of the Anomaloglossus baeobatrachus isolate aAnoBae1 chromosome 1, aAnoBae1.hap1, whole genome shotgun sequence genome:
- the GDF15 gene encoding growth/differentiation factor 15, with amino-acid sequence MQRSSWKVRCATFCVTLLSITGVQLRPLGEQEKMIQLEAVKKSILDRLGLHKPPVIREKLDRDELRKMQWLYQERLMELRGNLTKDETTERRVHLLTPKLERSSKKYDMQESSSRRYNLVFFRTQTFHQRLNIMRAELKLCKHILASLRPAAANSTLKAMVNIYKVVESKNTNEKQEHKLLDSQPVDKDTLRLNVNSAVQQWLASSEKCLRLELVITLDIPFVSDGNKHIEADNSLVLEVETQEKKYFKTRKGRSLATDEDCKKSEKKCCRKSLLVSFEQIGWNDWIVQPSTYEMRFCDGSCPHNYKPASMHAQIKYRMHHLNGETPAPCCVPGSYDPMVLMHYNAERKLVFTVFEDMIVRKCHCA; translated from the exons ATGCAGAGATCTTCATGGAAGGTCAGGTGTGCTACATTCTGCGTCACTCTCTTATCCATCACCGGGGTCCAGCTCAGGCCCTTGGGTGAGCAGGAGAAAATGATCCAGCTTGAAGCAGTGAAGAAGAGCATTTTGGATCGTCTGGGCTTACACAAGCCTCCAGTTATTAGAGAGAAACTGGACAGAGATGAACTGCGCAAAATGCAATGGTTATACCAGGAGAGGTTAATGGAGCTCAGAGGAAATCTAACCAAGGATGAGACTACAGAAAGGAGAGTGCATCTGCTAACGCCAAAAC TAGAGCGTAGCTCAAAGAAATATGATATGCAGGAAAGCAGCAGTCGTCGTTACAACCTGGTCTTCTTTAGGACTCAGACATTCCATCAGAGGCTGAACATCATGAGAGCTGAGCTCAAATTATGTAAACACATCTTAGCTTCACTGCGACCTGCAGCAGCTAACTCAACCTTGAAGGCTATGGTGAACATTTATAAAGTTGTAGAATCAAAGAATACCAATGAAAAGCAAGAGCATAAATTACTTGATTCTCAACCAGTAGACAAAGATACATTGAGATTAAATGTAAACTCTGCTGTGCAGCAGTGGTTAGCAAGTTCAGAGAAATGCCTCCGACTAGAGCTGGTCATTACACTGGACATTCCTTTTGTGAGCGATGGAAACAAACACATAGAAGCTGATAATTCCCTTGTTTTAGAAGTGGAAACTCAGGAAAAAAAATACTTCAAAACAAGAAAAGGAAGATCACTCGCGACAGATGAGGACTGCAAAAAGAGTGAGAAGAAGTGCTGTCGTAAGTCTTTATTGGTGTCCTTTGAGCAGATTGGCTGGAATGATTGGATTGTACAACCTTCCACCTATGAAATGAGGTTTTGCGATGGATCTTGTCCACATAACTACAAGCCAGCAAGCATGCATGCTCAGATAAAATACAGAATGCATCACCTTAATGGAGAAACTCCAGCCCCTTGTTGTGTTCCTGGTAGCTATGATCCCATGGTACTCATGCATTACAATGCAGAGCGCAAATTGGTATTTACTGTCTTCGAGGATATGATTGTTAGAAAGTGCCACTGTGCCTAA